In Podospora pseudopauciseta strain CBS 411.78 chromosome 3, whole genome shotgun sequence, one genomic interval encodes:
- a CDS encoding hypothetical protein (EggNog:ENOG503P4DF), translating to MPFSDNLYSAVDDESDFEPIDDILSQQGRELSQSAHRPPQFGHARASTDDDDDEGLDADALSPVDGYFGSSNDTSSDTSAVATSSNVPHVPNVWVEDPSLTTAASKAREAELERRVPGVAREDYSVGGLTSSGYNSSAYTGSSRAHGYSGSFSRPGTYAQSSSPSSSSAGPSVLSTRSYTPYPHRAAYQGESSRLVPQDAPPAYTPSPTSPQSLQGGHDASRNYSTFSAPTGTMGRLGETQGLLGHEPESMRDSGNGGSGEDSPRWRERIENRISSFDRSYCKFAFLAVGLVLLSTGFLTTLINSVRDERPHLHLPPKMTYPDLDNKLPWQDGSSCGTDRITRDPESFDVLFSSDKPLTIIQNNSHNNDHHSYKPIQIHGSVIFRQTDADHPDPKLVVETTVNNDLIAAAITWEETSQKLVVTIPNVLLSDDTNDQTTPWPCIHLTATVWTPPSSSLLTLSVKTTVLSILLVDNLSLSIAESTSLSSTVGSIVSDTAGSGSQSLTLSPSFKFISPLIETTTTSAPISGSWPLYNYLSFESTAGNIKVTILPQPDLDPSHPKPAILNVKSSSGTVELTEPIDAAKEAYELAQVLAAEGAGYLLAGKAEKVIPVRDYRVDVHTTSGKVKAKLAVTDGARFRSTSGGMGIDILLVLDGGVYNPEGRKVDLETSSTSGNVGVRVGEVMWVGRDKENKLDVVRGRHGSTSGNVRVNYPKSWEGEVSLGTLSGKLKVGGEGVRVVRGGEGGWPGVRKNLVARKGEGEGGSKVEGRSTSGDVWVWIGDL from the exons ATGCCGTTCTCAGACAACTTGTACTCGGCGGTGGATGATGAATCGGATTTTGAACCAATTGACGACATTCTGAGTCAACAGGGCCGTGAACTGTCTCAATCGGCACATCGACCCCCTCAATTTGGCCATGCACGGGCCAgcaccgacgacgacgacgacgaggggCTCGATGCTGACGCCCTGTCACCTGTCGATGGTTACTTTGGGTCATCAAATGATACCTCATCCGACACGTCTGCTGTTGCGACATCATCCAACGTGCCGCATGTGCCGAATGTCTGGGTTGAGGACCCGAGCCTCACCACCGCGGCGAGCAAGGCACGGGAGGCCGAGTTGGAGAGACGAGTGCCAGGGGTTGCGAGGGAGGACTACTCGGTTGGGGGGCTGACGAGTTCTGGGTACAACTCGTCTGCGTATACTGGGTCCTCTCGAGCTCATGGATATAGTGGTTCGTTTTCGAGGCCGGGTACGTACGCCCAatcctcgtcgccatcatcatcatctgctGGACCATCGGTTCTGTCTACAAGATCATATACGCCATACCCACACAGAGCTGCGTACCAGGGTGAGAGTTCGAGACTGGTACCGCAAGACGCCCCGCCGGCTTATACACCTTCACCCACGTCGCCTCAGAGTTTGCAAGGTGGGCACGACGCTTCCAGGAATTACAGTACTTTCTCGGCACCGACTGGTACAATGGGACGCTTGGGGGAGACTCAGGGGCTCTTGGGCCATGAGCCTGAAAGCATGAGAGACTCTGGCAATGGTGGTTCTGGTGAAGACAGCCCCCGATGGAGGGAACGAATTGAGAACAGGATATCGTCATTTGACAGGAGTTATTGCAAGTTTGCGTTTCTTGCGGTGGGATTGGTCTTGCTGTCTACCGGGTTCCTCACCACTCTCATCAATAGCGTGAGAGACGAG CGACCACACCTCCACCTACCACCCAAGATGACCTACCCCGATCTTGACAACAAACTCCCCTGGCAGGACGGCTCCTCCTGCGGGACGGACCGCATCACGCGTGATCCTGAGTCGTTTGACGTCTTGTTTTCGTCCGACAAGCCCCTGACCATCATCCAAAACAATTCCCACAACAACGACCACCACTCCTACAAACCCATCCAGATCCACGGTTCGGTTATTTTCCGACAGACTGACGCTGACCACCCTGACCcgaagctggtggtggaaacAACAGTCAACAACGACCTCATCGCTGCTGCCATCACCTGGGAGGAGACCTCCCAAAAGCTGGTCGTCACCATTCCTAATGTTTTGCTTTCTGACGACACCAACGACCAAACCACACCCTGGCCATGCATCCACCTAACCGCCACGGTTTggacccccccctcctcgtcgctgtTGACCCTCTCAGTCAAAACAACTGTTTTGTCTATCCTTTTGGTTGATAACCTGTCTTTGAGCATCGCAGAGTCGACCAGCCTGTCCTCCACTGTTGGGTCTATTGTTTCTGATACTGCCGGCTCGGGGTCTCAGTCCCTAACCCTTTCCCCGTCATTCAAgttcatctcccccctcatagaaaccaccaccacctcagccCCGATATCCGGCTCCTGGCCGCTGTACAACTACCTCTCCTTTGAGTCCACAGCAGGTAACATCAAagtcaccatcctcccccagccAGACCTCGACCCCTCACACCCCAAACCTGCCATCCTCAATGTGAAGTCCTCCTCCGGAACGGTGGAACTTACCGAGCCGATCGACGCCGCGAAGGAGGCGTATGAACTGGCACAGGTCCTGGCGGCAGAAGGAGCCGGTTACCTTCTTGCCGGGAAGGCAGAGAAGGTTATCCCAGTGAGGGATTACAGGGTTGATGTCCACACCACGTCTGGGAAAGTCAAGGCTAAACTTGCCGTGACGGACGGGGCGAGGTTCAGGAGTACCTCTGGGGGGATGGGTATTGATATTTTGCTGGTGCTGGATGGGGGGGTGTATAACCCCGAGGGAAGAAAGGTTGATTTGGAGACGTCGAGCACGAGTGGGAATGTTGGGGTTAGGGTCGGGGAGGTGatgtgggttgggagggatAAGGAAAACAAGTTGGATGTGGTTCGGGGGAGGCACGGGAGCACCAGTGGGAATGTGAGGGTTAATTACCCGAagagttgggagggggaggtgagttTGGGGACTTTGAGTGGGAAGTtgaaggttgggggggagggggtgagggttgtaagagggggcgagggggggtggccgggggtgaggaagaaTTTAGTTGctaggaagggggagggggagggggggagtaaggttgaggggaggagtacgagtggtgatgtttgggTTTGGATTGGGGATTTGTga
- the MSN5_3 gene encoding karyopherin (COG:U; COG:Y; EggNog:ENOG503NUW4) — MHLPTHLLLHSSSNLRHRSPAPTVSNRHPSQTFLKLCSSRLTRHESLPEDTEDPTYVLLLEDAVSPPSLGGDNNAENICLVVDFFSNL; from the coding sequence ATGCACCTGCCCACTCACCTACTTCTACACTCGTCTTCTAACCTAAGACACCGCTCTCCAGCTCCGACGGTCTCGAATAGACATCCTTCCCAGACCTTTCTCAAATTGTGCAGCAGTCGTCTCACCCGACATGAGAGCCTGCCAGAGGATACTGAAGACCCAACATATGTATTGCTTCTCGAGGATGCAGTGTCTCCTCCATCGCTGGGGGGCGACAATAACGCCGAGAATATTTGCTTAGTGGTCGACTTTTTCAGCAACCTCTGA
- a CDS encoding hypothetical protein (COG:S; EggNog:ENOG503NV5F), with protein sequence MSKKARQRISYVLEHPNSSPGGHRLGVNGLAIDQTNSILYSGGRDGVLCAWDLNRDLVAPQTSHSAMIDETMSASTSKRATTFRAQSQAHTHWVNDITLAEKHTAVVSGSSDLFVKLWRPLAETPADPVTIGQHADYVKCVATPTADTNWVASGGLDRKINFWDLAGGGNILEIDARGEEVAEKGSIYAMGVTHNVVANGGPESTVRLWDPKTGKRITKFVGHTDMIRSILISENGDLIMSASSDQTVKVWSVTAGRCMHTLTMHDSSVWALFSDDPSLHTFYSADRSGLVVKTDVRGTNGEFDNGLSLAVAQENDGVTRVVAWGDSIWTSTSRASINRWKNVDSSDHTQLPEAFRAHRASLATIRSRDGSLSSTMVPPASGAESPYKPRHKRNISEKSILRISNTAPLPFTLGSGNVDENSVSPGSQVPEPAFNMVELPEPIQHEPEETIAGQFGLVKHRLLNDRRRVLTLDTAGEVLLWDLIQCRPIQEFGKHHLETIVPQVNTKEAVAPWCSIDTSSGNLAVVLEPYNCFDAEMYADELSSVENTEFREDQRINLGKWVLRYLFANLIDEEIRRDEAFRHKLNEEVLKKTAGGGRMLPPLAISIPGPAGWQFSEPSSSATPKAAGMNYPPMTPGMAIGLATPGSPMAPFLDGGFTTPLSPLEKRTSQVSRPSQEREDYFADAIQTPGLDQSNRLAQTPAAEVPPTPGPEQPAKTPGATETNGKEKEKDAKDKEKDGGKTPSTPFGGMKKFRMGGFSMKLGRSASTPQAEKPAALDEKAEESESNGSQHEREFDDNLGGVVQKIKAEYEEELVDNPGQIVETKITPSLPNDTPVLKLPPGTKVIIQEETSGGSAEVYRGTVGSVGTDADEIEQKGPKWLGECLLQNVLPVKDAVKVSFVLFPYKGELPELVAAPDGNNRLNANRMLRVKKILGYVAERIDREWKEEVERVEREGGEVGEGVMRPEEYLELWCNEQMLPNKMTLATLRTHVWRGGSDIVLHYRANGRKEIKLTEQVEEVVKEEEQAGKKSEEVGTPGV encoded by the exons ATGTCCAAAAAGGCCCGCCAGAGAATCAGCTATG TCCTCGAACACCCCAACTCCTCTCCTGGCGGCCATAGACTCGGCGTGAACGGCCTTGCCATCGACCAGACAAACAGCATCCT ATACTCCGGCGGCCGCGATGGTGTCCTCTGCGCCTGGGATCTCAACCGAGATCTCGTTGCCCCCCAGACCTCCCACTCCGCCATGATCGACGAGACGATGAGCGCCAGCACATCCAAACGGGCAACCACATTTCGAGCACAATCACAAGCGCATACCCACTGGGTCAACGACATTACGCTCGCCGAGAAGCATACAGCCGTTGTATCAGGCTCCTCGGATCTGTTTGTCAAGCTATGGCGTCCACTAGCCGAAACACCGGCCGACCCGGTGACCATCGGCCAGCATGCCGATTATGTCAAATGCGTCGCGACACCAACAGCAGACACAAACTGGGTAGCCTCGGGCGGCCTCGACCGCAAGATCAACTTTTGGGACCTGGCAGGAGGCGGAAACATCCTCGAGATTGACGCCCGAGGTGAAGAGGTGGCTGAGAAGGGCAGCATCTATGCCATGGGGGTAACACACAACGTTGTCGCCAACGGCGGACCCGAGTCGACAGTACGGTTGTGGGATCCAAAAACTGGTAAACGTATCACCAAGTTTGTTGGTCATACGGACATGATCAGGTCGATTCTGATCAGCGAGAATGGGGACTTGATCATGTCTGCTAGTTCTGATCAGACGGTCAAGGTGTGGAGCGTCACGGCGGGAAGGTGTATGCATACACTTACCATGCATGACAGCAGTGTTTGGGCGCTGTTCTCGGATGACCCTTCGCTGCACACCTTTTACAGCGCTGACaggtcggggttggtggtcaAGACGGATGTCAGGGGTACGAATGGGGAGTTTGACAACGGGCTATCGCTAGCTGTCGCTCAAGAAAACGATGGCGTCACGAGAGTAGTGGCCTGGGGAGACAGCATCTGGACATCAACCAGCAGGGCATCGATCAACAGATGGAAGAATGTGGACTCGAGTGATCATACGCAACTGCCAGAGGCGTTCAGGGCACATCGGGCATCGTTGGCCACGATTAGGAGTCGGGACGGATCTTTGTCGTCGACTATGGTGCCGCCTGCGTCTGGAGCCGAATCCCCGTACAAGCCCCGGCATAAGCGAAACATTTCGGAGAAGTCCATTTTGAGAATCTCGAACACGGCTCCTCTTCCCTTTACGTTGGGTAGCGGTAACGTGGATGAGAATTCGGTCAGTCCAGGCTCACAGGTCCCGGAGCCGGCGTTCAACATGGTGGAGCTCCCTGAGCCAATACAGCATGAACCAGAGGAGACCATAGCGGGCCAGTTTGGGCTGGTGAAGCACAGGTTGTTGAATGATCGGAGACGAGTGCTGACCCTGGATACTGCTGGTGAGGTCTTGTTGTGGGATTTGATTCAG TGCCGACCGATTCAAGAGTTTGGAAAGCATCACCTTGAGACCATCGTGCCACAGGTTAACACTAAGGAGGCCGTGGCGCCGTGGTGCTCGATTGACACCAGCTCGGGCAATCTTGCTGTTGTGTTGGAACCTTACAATTGCTTTGATGCAGAGATGTACGCTGATGAGTTGAGCTCTGTGGAAAATACGGAGTTTAGAGAAGACCAGAGGA TCAACCTTGGGAAATGGGTCCTCAGATATCTCTTTGCCAACCTCATCGACGAAGAAATCCGCCGTGACGAGGCCTTCAGACACAAGCTCAACGAAGAGGTGCTCAAAAAGACGGCAGGCGGCGGTAGGATGCTGCCTCCACTGGCGATTAGTATTCCAGGACCAGCTGGATGGCAGTTTTCTGAACCCTCATCGTCAGCTACACCGAAGGCTGCTGGCATGAACTACCCACCCATGACTCCTGGGATGGCCATCGGTCTTGCTACCCCCGGTTCACCAATGGCTCCTTTCCTGGATGGAGGCTTCACCACACCACTCAGCCCACTTGAGAAGAGAACTTCCCAAGTCAGCAGACCCTCACAAGAACGCGAAGACTATTTCGCCGATGCGATACAAACGCCGGGATTAGATCAGAGCAACAGACTAGCTCAAACTCCCGCGGCCGAGGTGCCCCCGACCCCCGGCCCTGAGCAACCAGCCAAGACACCAGGTGCTACTGAAACCAATGgcaaagagaaggagaaggatgccaaggacaaggaaaAGGACGGTGGGAAGACTCCCAGCACGCCGTTTGGTGGAATGAAGAAGTTTCGAATGGGCGGGTTCAGCATGAAGCTGGGTCGCTCGGCATCTACACCCCAAGCAGAGAAACCTGCCGCCTTGGacgagaaggccgaggagtCAGAGTCGAATGGCAGCCAACACGAAAGGGAATTTGACGACAACCTTGGCGGCGTCGTTCAGAAGATTAAAGCGGAATACGAAGAAGAGCTTGTTGACAACCCAGGCCAGATTGTCGAAACGAAAATAACGCCCTCTTTACCGAATGATACTCCGGTTCTTAAACTCCCACCTGGGACAAAAGTCATTATACAGGAAGAAACTTCTGGCGGCTCGGCGGAAGTTTATCGTGGGACGGTGGGGAGTGTGGGTACTGATGCGGATGAGATTGAACAGAAGGGACCGAAGTGGCTTGGGGAGTGTTTGCTGCAGAATGTTCTCCCAGTCAAGGACGCGGTGAAGGTCAGCTTTGTGCTGTTTCCGTACAAAGGGGAGCTGCCTGAGCTGGTGGCGGCGCCGGATGGGAATAATAGGCTCAATGCGAATAGGATGCtgagggtgaagaagatTTTGGGGTATGTGGCTGAGAGGATTGATCgggagtggaaggaggaggtggagagggtggaacgggagggaggagaggttggggagggggtgatgaggccGGAGGAGTATTTGGAGTTGTGGTGTAACGAACAG ATGTTACCGAATAAGATGACGCTTGCGACGCTGAGGACGCatgtttggaggggggggagtgaTATTGTTCTTCATTATAGGGCGaatgggaggaaggagattaAGTTGACGgagcaggtggaggaggtggtgaaggaggaggagcaggcggggaagaagagtgaggaggttgggacGCCTGGTGTTTAA
- the PET8 gene encoding S-adenosylmethionine transporter (BUSCO:EOG09263EDC; EggNog:ENOG503NUA8; COG:C), with amino-acid sequence MSEPPPPPFNTALLSGALAGTTVDLLLFPLDTLKTRLQSPTGFFSSGGFRGIYRGIGSCLVGSAPGAAFFFSTYEHTKSFLSHNFPPLPTSPNQTSTPAYHHMLSASLGEIAACAVRVPTEVVKQRAQAGHHNGSSAQAFRHIIAQYSTIGLPGVWKELYRGWTITIIREVPFTVLQFPLWEGLKSWGRARKQRTGRGLFESALYGSVAGGFAAAVTTPLDVLKTRVMLSTEKQSMFKVMTDILRENGIRPFFAGIGPRVMWISIGGAIFLGSYQWAVNTLSVGGEKKRGEESVL; translated from the exons ATGTCAGaaccccccccaccccccttcaacaccgccctcctctcgGGCGCCCTAGCCGGCACAACAgtcgatctcctcctcttccccctcgacACCCTCAAAACCCGCCTCCAATCCCCCACCGGCTTCTTTTCCTCAGGCGGCTTCCGCGGCATTTACCGCGGCATCGGCTCCTGCCTCGTCGGCTCCGCCCCCGgagcggccttcttcttctccacctaCGAGCACACCaaatccttcctctcccacaacTTCCCCCCCTTGCCCACCTCTCCAAACCAAACAAGCACCCCAGCCTACCACCACATgctctccgcctccctcggCGAAATCGCCGCCTGCGCCGTCCGCGTCCCCACCGAAGTAGTAAAACAACGCGCCCAAGCCGGCCACCACAACGGGTCCTCCGCCCAAGCCTTCCGGCACATCATTGCACAATACAGCACCATCGGTCTCCCCGGTGTGTGGAAGGAGCTCTACAGAGGCTGGACAATAACAATCATCCGCGAGGTCCCTTTTACCGTGCTCCAATTCCCGCTATGGGAAGGTCTCAAGTCGTGGGGCCGCGCGAGGAAACAACGCACCGGGAGGGGACTCTTTG AGTCGGCGCTCTACGGTTCGGTGGCTGGCGGGTTCGCCGCCGCGGTGACAACACCGCTTGATGTCCTCAAGACGAGAGTCATGCTCTCGACTGAAAAACAAAGCATGTTCAAAGTCATGACCGATATCCTGAGAGAAAACGGGATACGTCCCTTCTTTGCGGGGATAGGCCCGAGGGTGATGTGGATCAGCATAGGGGGCGCGATATTCTTGGGGAGTTACCAGTGGGCGGTGAATACGCTTTCTGTAGgtggagagaagaagaggggggaagagagtGTCTTATAG
- a CDS encoding hypothetical protein (EggNog:ENOG503P0T4; COG:D), protein MGTLPPVVHSTARAIAPREFLDALHATCNPRFPYDRGRSHKPIALAISGGVDSMALAYLSTKIRTTDHWFKVADHPVSNPVAFVVNHDLRKGMVEEVDQVINALRGLKIFAYVAKIDWAQVLGKGVDPNTVPNIETLARQQRYRKLGTFARNCKTMSLLTAHHEDDQYETILMRLLSGHGYRGLRGMRPATDIPECYDMHGIYQSGFIDDQRSKHPVWNIYPNRAERTKILRALRDDFHFDLATFAENAEPMMWRTDLKDAFSADQDYDEWIARSNKPAPPLPTMDFEDGGVMVYRPLLHFSKDRLIATCLENNVPWFEDHTNKDPTLTMRNAVRQMWKNHRLPEALQKPAILRLAERCRKRVAFEEAEADRLLQSALVPHFEPSTGTLVVQLPKFRLPRVSILSSKSPEGRQKRLDHHRYIAALLLRKLISMVTPERELNQAGQLDHLASMLFPSLAQDGVEPPPPKPYVICGVHFVPMMGPNSQPFRWLLTRAPYASNVPRPRTGFWAPNIRGRWGKKPHQWKTTGWSGFKLYDGRYWIRLLSRLPGNLHVMPFEAEHQKPFKEALDEQSKNDLAAMLKRYAPGKIRYTLPGIYSRVDVTGVIQRDEYWPDIEELDKYGALRKRNADGQWEIREEAVENEESKDAEKKSSDTVEQELLHSSASKRARLLQAKAWEDDITERRTDNPPQLLALPTLGIHIPGLEDWLRWEIRYRKLDPDMLLTVKRRKFMPKRRKVRSQIRMSYRHMLLSGLIKPRYSRPVRRREVLKSKSK, encoded by the coding sequence ATGGGAACGCTACCGCCTGTTGTGCACAGCACAGCGAGGGCCATCGCCCCCCGCGAGTTCCTAGACGCCCTCCACGCAACATGTAACCCCAGGTTCCCCTACGACCGTGGGCGCTCCCACAAGCCCATTGCCCTCGCCATCAGCGGCGGTGTCGACTCCATGGCCCTGGCCTACCTCTCTACCAAGATCAGGACGACCGATCATTGGTTCAAGGTGGCTGACCACCCCGTCAGCAACCCTGTCGCTTTTGTTGTCAACCATGATCTGCGGAAGGGCATGGTTGAGGAAGTCGACCAGGTAATCAATGCCCTGAGAGGGCTCAAGATCTTTGCCTATGTTGCCAAAATCGACTGGGCCCAGGTATTGGGCAAGGGTGTGGATCCCAACACGGTGCCCAACATCGAGACTCTTGCACGTCAGCAGCGCTATCGGAAATTGGGCACCTTCGCCAGGAACTGCAAGACCATGTCTTTGCTCACGGCCCATCACGAAGATGACCAGTATGAGACCATTCTCATGAGGCTGCTTTCCGGCCATGGATATCGCGGCTTGAGAGGGATGCGCCCGGCAACAGACATCCCCGAGTGTTACGATATGCATGGCATCTACCAGAGCGGCTTTATCGATGACCAGAGGAGTAAACACCCTGTGTGGAATATTTACCCAAACAGGGCCGAAAGGACCAAGATATTGCGAGCCTTACGTGATGATTTCCATTTCGACTTGGCCACGTTTGCTGAGAACGCGGAACCCATGATGTGGAGGACAGATCTCAAGGACGCTTTTTCTGCCGACCAGGACTATGACGAGTGGATCGCCAGGAGCAACAAGCCTGCCCCTCCGCTGCCGACGATGGActttgaggatgggggagtCATGGTATATCGGCCGCTGCTACACTTTTCCAAGGATCGCTTGATTGCCACCTGCTTGGAGAATAATGTTCCGTGGTTTGAGGATCACACCAACAAGGACCCGACGCTGACCATGAGGAATGCCGTGAGGCAGATGTGGAAGAATCACCGCTTGCCAGAGGCGCTTCAGAAGCCGGCGATATTGCGATTGGCAGAACGGTGCAGGAAGAGAGTGGCTTTTGAGGAGGCTGAAGCAGATCGCCTGCTGCAGAGTGCTCTGGTCCCTCATTTTGAGCCCAGTACTGGCACGTTGGTGGTACAACTGCCGAAATTCCGACTCCCACGAGTGTCAATATTATCGTCAAAGTCACCTGAGGGTCGCCAGAAGCGGCTTGATCACCATCGCTACATCGCCGCTCTCCTGCTTCGAAAGCTGATTTCCATGGTCACACCGGAAAGAGAGCTCAACCAAGCTGGCCAGCTCGATCATCTCGCATCTATGCTGTTTCCCTCCCTGGCACAAGATGGCGTCgagccaccacctcccaagccGTACGTCATCTGCGGCGTACATTTTGTACCCATGATGGGCCCCAACAGCCAACCCTTCCGCTGGCTCCTGACCCGCGCGCCCTACGCTTCGAATGTCCCACGGCCTCGTACCGGTTTTTGGGCGCCCAACAtcagaggaagatggggcAAAAAACCGCACCAGTGGAAGACAACCGGATGGTCAGGCTTCAAGCTGTATGACGGCCGGTACTGGATCCGACTGCTCAGCAGGCTGCCAGGTAATCTTCATGTCATGCCATTTGAGGCGGAGCATCAGAAGCCGTTCAAAGAAGCGCTTGATGAGCAAAGCAAGAATGACCTCGCGGCTATGCTCAAGCGGTATGCGCCTGGCAAGATACGGTACACTCTCCCTGGAATATACTCCAGGGTTGATGTTACGGGAGTAATACAACGCGATGAATACTGGCCGGATATTGAGGAACTGGACAAGTATGGGGCCTTGCGTAAGCGTAACGCTGATGGCCAGTGGGAAATCCGAGAGGAGGCTGTCGAGAACGAAGAGAGCAAGGATgctgaaaagaaaagctcGGACACGGTGGAACAGGAGCTGCTACACTCGTCAGCCAGTAAACGAGCCAGGCTGTTGCAGGCCAAGGCCTGGGAGGATGACATTACGGAAAGAAGGACAGATAATCCGCCCCAGCTGTTGGCGCTGCCAACGCTGGGAATTCATATACCGGGCTTGGAAGACTGGCTGAGGTGGGAGATTCGGTACAGGAAGCTTGATCCAGATATGCTGCTCACGGTGAAACGGAGGAAGTTCATGCCAAAACGGAGGAAGGTCAGGAGTCAGATTCGAATGTCGTATCGGCATATGTTGCTGTCGGGGTTGATCAAGCCGAGGTACAGTAGACCAGTACGGCGCCGAGAGGTGCTGAAGTCAAAGTCGAAATAG
- a CDS encoding hypothetical protein (COG:S; EggNog:ENOG503NV1A) — MDVTQHQPGRRRHVFYGFWGFSTLFLALGLSTVLIIGLLVQLLNQDLISTTDMMHSTLSSVASLTAILLARLGLSHASNAPESLESEDFEIDLSWYPPKPSSITNLTTVFNSTGVWGFIFNTSHTPDSQYGTYNWCNMPHVRAKEYPRPPSEYELLYVEVIHRHYLRTPYSSNSFPVEPHPWNCNNIAIYSYSSPLTPGSPPSIPGYHSPFTSPFNPFPPSPLGLQGTCNFPQITTQGLSDSYQHGLDLLSVYSPLISPTSAEFRITNNPITSQVAGALISALLPPKTTTTTPLLIQNKEIDSLEPKYPCPLSHHLFSQIQSTPQWKSHLQLSKEILTQLDIISGVPPSDTSFHISFDHYFDNLSSKQCHSRPLPCSVHSPHNNKCIPQHLADTVYRLGQWEYHHTYRSSKQSLQASVASYGVWIAELLSHISSVTKEETKVRYRHNIAHDGSISRLLGVLQVDDMHWPGMGSEIVFEVYKQQPKHFVRVLYGGQVLKSSSPMLKGNPKGMIPLQQIMGYLGGLIGLREKDGKMMHDIKEMCNTPITYNK; from the exons ATGGATGTGACCCAGCATCAACCGGGCCGACGGCGCCATGTTTTCTATGGTTTCTGGGGGTTCTCAACACTATTTCTGGCTCTTGGACTGTCCACGGTTCTCATCATTGGGCTGCTAGTTCAACTGCTCAACCAAGATCTGATAAGCACAACTGATATGATGCACAGCACGCTGTCCAGCGTGGCCAGTCTCACAGCTATATTACTTGCCAGGCTGGGCCTTTCACATGCCTCAAACGCACCAGAGTCGCTCGAAAGTGAAGACTTTGAGATCGACCTGTCTTGGTATCCGCCAAAACCATCTTCGAtaaccaacctcaccaccgtctTCAACAGCACCGGCGTCTGGGGATTcatcttcaacacctcccacaccccAGACTCCCAGTATGGCACCTACAACTGGTGCAACATGCCTCATGTCCGGGCAAAGGAATATCCCAGGCCACCCTCAGAATATGAACTCCTCTACGTCGAAGTA ATCCACCGCCACTACCTCCGCACCCCCTACTCATCCAACTCCTTCCCTGTTGAACCTCACCCCTGGAACTGCAATAACATCGCCATCTACTCTTactcctcccctctcacccctggatcacccccctccatcccagGATACCACTCCCctttcacctcccccttcaaccccttccccccatctcccctcgGTCTCCAAGGCACCTGCAACTTTCCCCAAATCACAACCCAAGGCCTCTCCGACTCTTACCAGCACGGCCTCGACCTGCTGTCAGTCTACTCCCCTCTcatctcaccaacctcagcCGAGTTCCGCAtaaccaacaaccccatcacctcccaaGTCGCCGGCGCACTGATATCCGCCCTCCTACcacccaaaaccaccaccaccacccccctcctcatccaaaaCAAAGAAATCGACTCCCTCGAGCCCAAATACCCCtgccccctctcccaccacctctttTCCCAAATCCAATCCACTCCCCAATGGAAATCCCACCTGCAGCTATCAAAAGAGATCCTCACCCAACTAGACATCATAAGCGGCGTCCCCCCCTCCGATACCAGTTTCCACATCAGTTTCGACCACTACTTCgacaacctctcctccaaacAATGCCACTCCCGTCCCCTCCCTTGCTCAGTCCACTCCCCCCACAACAACAAATGCATCCCCCAACACCTAGCCGACACCGTCTACCGCCTAGGCCAGTGGGAGTACCACCACACCTACCGCTCCTCCAAACAATCCCTCCAAGCCTCAGTCGCAAGCTACGGGGTGTGGATCGCCGAACTATTGTCACATATCTCATCCGTGACAAAAGAAGAGACAAAAGTGAGATATCGACACAACATTGCCCACGACGGGTCAATTTCCCGACTGTTGGGCGTGCTACAAGTAGACGATATGCACTGGCCCGGGATGGGCTCCGAGATCGTCTTTGAGGTTTACAAGCAGCAGCCAAAACATTTCGTCAGGGTGTTGTACGGTGGGCAGGTGCTAAAGTCCAGTTCACCCATGCTAAAGGGAAACCCCAAAGGGATGATACCACTCCAACAAATCATGGGGTATCTAGGTGGCCTCATCGGATTACGAGAAAAAGACGGGAAAATGATGCATGATATCAAGGAGATGTGCAACACCCCTATTACCTACAATAAGTGA